The following coding sequences lie in one Heteronotia binoei isolate CCM8104 ecotype False Entrance Well chromosome 6, APGP_CSIRO_Hbin_v1, whole genome shotgun sequence genomic window:
- the LOC132573376 gene encoding protein S100-A11-like: MSSEYPISLTEIEHHTKLLLAVFQYYTGYDGNATSLSKNEFLMCMNTELVSFIKNQKDPGILNCMMKKFNMNCDGQLDFSEFLNLIGDLAQACHVQVLSSPISGGTQRP, translated from the coding sequence ATGTCATCTGAATACCCCATCAGCCTCACAGAAATAGAACACCACACCAAGTTGCTGCTGGCTGTGTTCCAGTACTACACTGGTTATGATGGGAATGCTACTTCTCTTTCCAAAAATGAGTTCTTGATGTGCATGAACACTGAGCTGGTATCTTTCATAAAGAACCAGAAGGATCCAGGAATCCTCAACTGCATGATGAAGAAATTCAACATGAACTGTGATGGTCAGTTGGACTTCAGCGAATTCTTGAACCTCATTGGTGACCTGGCACAGGCCTGCCATGTTCAAGTGCTGTCATCCCCAATCAGTGGTGGAACCCAGAGACCATGA